From Saccharothrix espanaensis DSM 44229, the proteins below share one genomic window:
- a CDS encoding sensor histidine kinase, translating to MSRVPLADVALGGGLAVLVLALNLLEVGPPGPDGSSGWGAVALAVALGVVLTVRRQAPVVTLALVNAIVITWYALDFHGRTITVGALVACYTLAAHRGWKAGVVGGVATALATVVTVRFTLGGTWFGDQVLNAIPLEAAATALGVAVFSHRAFAAGARDRAEQIAQARSEQAKAQAAEERLEVARELHDVFGHTMAAISVQAGVAVHVMRRKPEQVVEALNAIKRISDDGLAEVRVLLGVMRSPNLRALTASGGLAHLDKLLDVAGVAVEHSAVGTRPVPVAVDLAAFRVVQESLTNVRRHARASRVRLELVYRADALEIIVRDNGTGTGDGAGGSAPVAGHGIEGMRARAESLGGTLDAGPVPGGFEVRCVLPIEEVTT from the coding sequence GTGTCACGGGTACCGCTCGCCGACGTCGCGCTGGGCGGTGGTCTGGCCGTGCTCGTGCTGGCGCTCAACCTGCTGGAGGTCGGCCCGCCCGGCCCGGACGGGTCCTCGGGCTGGGGCGCGGTGGCCCTCGCGGTCGCCCTCGGGGTCGTCCTCACCGTCCGCCGACAGGCCCCCGTGGTGACGTTGGCGCTGGTCAACGCGATCGTCATCACCTGGTACGCGCTCGACTTCCACGGCCGCACGATCACCGTCGGCGCGCTCGTCGCCTGCTACACGCTCGCCGCGCACCGGGGCTGGAAGGCGGGCGTGGTCGGCGGGGTGGCTACGGCGCTGGCCACCGTGGTGACCGTCCGGTTCACGCTCGGCGGGACGTGGTTCGGCGACCAGGTGCTCAACGCCATCCCGCTGGAGGCCGCCGCGACCGCGCTCGGCGTGGCGGTGTTCTCGCACCGGGCGTTCGCCGCCGGCGCGCGGGACCGGGCGGAGCAGATCGCGCAGGCCAGGTCCGAGCAGGCCAAGGCGCAGGCCGCCGAGGAACGGCTGGAGGTCGCCCGCGAGCTGCACGACGTGTTCGGGCACACCATGGCCGCGATCAGCGTGCAGGCGGGCGTGGCCGTGCACGTGATGCGGCGCAAGCCCGAGCAGGTGGTGGAGGCGTTGAACGCGATCAAGCGGATCAGCGACGACGGGCTGGCGGAGGTGCGCGTGCTGCTGGGCGTGATGCGGTCGCCGAACCTGCGCGCGCTCACCGCGTCCGGCGGGTTGGCACACCTGGACAAGCTGCTCGACGTGGCCGGCGTCGCGGTCGAGCACTCCGCGGTCGGCACCCGTCCGGTGCCGGTCGCCGTCGACCTGGCGGCGTTCCGGGTCGTGCAGGAGTCGCTGACCAACGTGCGGCGGCACGCGCGGGCGAGCCGGGTCCGGCTGGAGCTGGTCTACCGGGCGGACGCGCTGGAGATCATCGTCCGCGACAACGGCACCGGCACCGGGGACGGTGCCGGCGGGTCGGCGCCGGTCGCCGGGCACGGCATTGAGGGGATGCGGGCGCGGGCCGAGTCGTTGGGCGGCACGCTGGACGCGGGTCCGGTGCCGGGCGGTTTCGAGGTGCGGTGCGTGCTGCCGATCGAGGAGGTCACCACGTGA
- a CDS encoding response regulator yields MIRVLVADDQALVRGGFRVLVDSEPDMTVVGEAGDGGTAAALARELRPDVVLMDVQMPGVDGLEAIRRIAADPELGGVRILILTTFDEDDYVIEGLAAGASGFLLKNTDPGQLLHGIRVVAGGEELLSPGLTRRLIARTTTRAAVDHDVFAQLTAREREVVALVAQGLGNDEITRELVISPATTKTHVSRALAKLGARDRAQLVALAYRHGLVRPG; encoded by the coding sequence GTGATCAGGGTGCTCGTCGCCGACGACCAGGCGCTGGTCCGCGGCGGCTTCCGGGTGCTGGTGGACAGTGAGCCGGACATGACCGTGGTGGGCGAGGCGGGCGACGGCGGCACGGCCGCGGCGCTGGCCCGCGAGCTGCGGCCGGACGTGGTGCTGATGGACGTGCAGATGCCGGGCGTGGACGGGCTGGAGGCGATCCGGCGGATCGCGGCCGACCCCGAGCTGGGCGGCGTGCGGATCCTGATCCTGACCACGTTCGACGAGGACGACTACGTGATCGAGGGCCTGGCGGCGGGCGCGAGCGGCTTCCTGCTCAAGAACACCGACCCGGGCCAGCTGCTGCACGGCATCCGGGTGGTCGCGGGCGGCGAGGAGCTGCTCAGCCCCGGCCTGACCCGGCGGCTGATCGCCCGGACGACCACCCGCGCGGCCGTGGACCACGACGTGTTCGCGCAGCTCACGGCCCGGGAGCGGGAGGTGGTGGCGCTGGTCGCGCAGGGGTTGGGCAACGACGAGATCACCCGCGAGCTGGTGATCAGCCCGGCCACCACCAAGACCCACGTCAGCCGCGCCCTGGCGAAGCTGGGCGCCCGCGACCGCGCCCAGCTCGTCGCCCTGGCCTACCGGCACGGCCTGGTCCGGCCGGGCTGA
- a CDS encoding sigma-70 family RNA polymerase sigma factor, giving the protein MTDEAFDEFFRADFARLIAFLVKLGYRPEDAEDAAGEAMAGLCAAWDRVEHPAAWVRLVAKRQALRFARRDVQRAVREVLARRADGPVDDQGPEVEDVLWLAEVLADLRPRERDVVVMSMEGFTSAEIAVHLAVTPATVRSHLRRARERLRAHPGLAGLVTGVGRGDSRWKA; this is encoded by the coding sequence GTGACCGATGAGGCGTTCGACGAGTTCTTCCGGGCCGACTTCGCCCGGCTCATCGCCTTCCTGGTCAAGCTCGGGTACCGGCCCGAGGACGCGGAGGACGCCGCCGGCGAGGCGATGGCCGGGCTCTGCGCCGCCTGGGACCGAGTCGAGCACCCAGCGGCGTGGGTGCGGCTGGTAGCCAAGCGGCAGGCGCTCCGGTTCGCCCGGCGCGACGTCCAGCGGGCCGTGCGCGAGGTGCTCGCCCGCCGCGCCGACGGCCCGGTGGACGACCAGGGGCCCGAGGTCGAGGACGTGCTGTGGCTGGCCGAGGTCCTCGCGGACCTGAGACCGCGAGAACGGGACGTGGTGGTCATGTCGATGGAGGGCTTCACCTCCGCCGAGATCGCGGTGCACCTCGCCGTCACGCCGGCGACCGTGCGGTCGCACCTGCGCCGCGCCCGCGAGCGGTTGCGGGCTCATCCCGGGTTGGCCGGGCTGGTCACGGGCGTCGGAAGGGGGGATTCGCGGTGGAAGGCGTAG
- a CDS encoding PPOX class F420-dependent oxidoreductase: MGYTDAPSGWWREFVSATPARTGKLAVVRKDGSPHVSPVWVDLDGSTIVFTTHLESVKGRAIVRDGRISLCLDDETPPFAFVTITGRAEIVDDPEQVRYWTGRIGGRYMGAERANEYAERNGGPGEVVVRIRDAKIVAKVDVAE; this comes from the coding sequence ATGGGTTACACCGACGCCCCGAGCGGCTGGTGGCGCGAGTTCGTCTCGGCCACCCCGGCCCGAACCGGCAAGCTCGCCGTCGTCCGGAAGGACGGCTCACCGCACGTGTCGCCCGTCTGGGTCGACCTGGACGGCAGCACCATCGTGTTCACCACCCACCTGGAGTCCGTGAAGGGCCGGGCCATCGTCCGCGACGGCCGGATCTCGCTGTGCCTGGACGACGAGACACCCCCGTTCGCCTTCGTCACGATCACCGGTCGTGCGGAGATCGTGGACGATCCCGAGCAGGTCCGCTACTGGACCGGCCGGATCGGCGGGCGCTACATGGGCGCCGAGCGGGCCAACGAGTACGCCGAGCGCAACGGCGGCCCCGGCGAGGTCGTCGTCCGGATCCGGGACGCGAAGATCGTCGCGAAGGTCGACGTGGCCGAGTAG
- a CDS encoding ABC transporter ATP-binding protein, with product MIEAVGLTKRYGNTVAVDNLSFTIAPGRVTGFLGPNGAGKSTTMRMILGLDRPTSGKVLIDGTPYAKLDRPLRTVGALLDAKWVHPNRSARAHLQWLAKSNGLPTRRVDEVLDLVGLSKVAKRRAGGFSLGMSQRLGIAGALLGDPKVLLFDEPVNGLDPEGILWIRQFMQGLAAEGRTVLVSSHLLSEMALTATDLVVIGRGKLISQSSTEEFVERSTENTVKVRSPHADKLGALLVDKGFTVREDADTSLTVSGASSDQIGDIAASAGVVLHELSPHRGSLEEAFMQLTGDSVEYHAVETGK from the coding sequence ATGATCGAGGCTGTCGGCCTCACCAAGCGCTACGGGAACACGGTGGCGGTGGACAACTTGTCGTTCACCATCGCGCCGGGTCGGGTCACCGGCTTCCTGGGCCCGAACGGCGCGGGCAAGTCCACCACCATGCGGATGATCCTCGGGCTGGACCGCCCGACGTCCGGCAAGGTCCTGATCGACGGGACGCCGTACGCCAAGCTGGACCGCCCGCTGCGCACCGTCGGCGCGCTGCTGGACGCCAAGTGGGTGCACCCCAACCGCTCCGCGCGCGCCCACCTCCAGTGGCTGGCCAAGTCCAACGGGCTGCCCACCCGCCGGGTGGACGAGGTGCTGGACCTGGTCGGCCTGTCCAAGGTGGCCAAGCGCCGCGCCGGTGGCTTCTCGCTGGGCATGTCGCAGCGGCTGGGCATCGCCGGGGCCCTGCTGGGCGACCCGAAGGTGCTGCTGTTCGACGAGCCGGTCAACGGCCTGGACCCCGAGGGCATCCTCTGGATCCGCCAGTTCATGCAGGGCCTGGCCGCCGAGGGGCGCACCGTCCTGGTGTCCAGCCACCTGCTCTCCGAGATGGCCCTGACCGCCACCGACCTGGTGGTCATCGGGCGGGGCAAGCTCATCTCGCAGTCCTCCACCGAGGAGTTCGTGGAGCGGTCCACCGAGAACACCGTCAAGGTGCGCAGCCCGCACGCCGACAAGCTCGGCGCGCTGCTGGTGGACAAGGGCTTCACGGTCCGCGAGGACGCCGACACGTCGTTGACCGTGTCGGGTGCCTCCAGTGACCAGATCGGTGACATCGCGGCGTCCGCCGGCGTGGTGCTGCACGAGCTGAGCCCCCATCGCGGTTCGCTGGAAGAGGCCTTCATGCAGCTCACCGGTGATTCGGTCGAGTACCACGCGGTCGAGACGGGAAAGTGA
- a CDS encoding ABC transporter permease, which translates to MTLLAVERIKLFTTRSPWWCMLLALGLTVGLTSIIAANWDNAPMPVIGSVFTHTFGLYVIMVMAALAVTTEYRFGTIKATFQAVPDRISPLVAKAVVVSLLAGLVGEAVAFGSWGMSWVLAQDNSQLALNSANDWRHVAGIGLVYAAGAILALGVGALVRQTAGAVSIILVFALVLESVVGFIPNIGDDIQKWMPFTVVSKFIFGDPDASSLPEGAGPPVVGELPPWGSFAYFAGIALVIYIISLVVVKRRDA; encoded by the coding sequence ATGACTCTGCTCGCTGTTGAACGGATCAAGCTCTTCACCACGCGGTCGCCGTGGTGGTGCATGCTGCTCGCGCTCGGCCTGACCGTCGGGCTCACCTCGATCATCGCGGCGAACTGGGACAACGCGCCCATGCCGGTGATCGGCTCGGTGTTCACCCACACGTTCGGCCTCTACGTGATCATGGTGATGGCCGCGCTGGCGGTGACCACCGAGTACCGGTTCGGGACGATCAAGGCGACGTTCCAGGCCGTGCCGGACCGCATCTCGCCGCTGGTGGCCAAGGCCGTCGTGGTCTCGCTGCTGGCGGGCCTGGTCGGCGAGGCCGTCGCGTTCGGCTCGTGGGGCATGAGCTGGGTGCTCGCCCAGGACAACTCGCAGCTCGCGCTGAACTCCGCCAACGACTGGCGGCACGTGGCCGGCATCGGCCTGGTCTACGCGGCCGGCGCGATCCTGGCGCTGGGCGTCGGCGCGCTGGTCCGGCAGACCGCCGGCGCGGTGTCGATCATCCTGGTGTTCGCGCTGGTGCTGGAGAGCGTGGTCGGGTTCATCCCGAACATCGGCGACGACATCCAGAAGTGGATGCCGTTCACCGTGGTCAGCAAGTTCATCTTCGGCGACCCGGACGCGAGCTCGCTGCCGGAGGGGGCCGGCCCGCCGGTGGTCGGCGAGCTCCCGCCGTGGGGTTCGTTCGCCTACTTCGCGGGTATCGCGCTGGTGATCTACATCATCT